The Chthoniobacterales bacterium DNA window CTCCGCTCGATTCACGTTATCACGTGTCACTCGGCCGCTTGAACGGCGGTGAGGGCGATGGTGTAGATGATGTCGTCAACTAGCGCGCCGCGTGAGAGATCGTTAACTGGGCGTCGCAGGCCCTGAAGCATGGGGCCGATCGAGATGACGTTAGCGCTTCGTTGCACCGCTTTGTAGGTGGTGTTCCCGGTATTCAGATCGGGAAAAACGAACACCGTCGCACGTCCGGCGACCAGACTGTCCGGTGCTTTTTGTTTGGCGACGTCGAGCGTGGCTGCGGCGTCGTATTGGAGGGGACCGTCGATGAGTAACTCGGGTCTCAATCCTTGAGCGATGAGAGTTGCCTCGCGCACTTTTTCCACATCCACTCCCGAGCCACTTTCGCCGGTGGAATAGGAAATCATGGCCACGCGTGGAAGTATGCCAAAGCGAGCGGCTGAGTCCGCACTCTGAATGGCTATTTCTGCCATCGTTGCAGCGTCTGGATCTTGTATCACCGCGCAATCTCCATAGACCAGAACCTGGTCTGGCAGACACATGAAAAAGACCGACGACACCGACTTGATACCCGGCTTGGTTTTGATGAGTTGAAGCGCAGGCCGGATAGTATTCGCGGAGGAGTGAACCGCACCCGAGACCAAGCCGTCCACCTCGCCGAGTGCTAACATCACCGTGCCGAGCACGACATTGTCTTCGAGTTGATCGGCCGCGGACTGGCGCGGAAGATTCTTGTGCTTTCGCATTTCAACCAAGGCATCGACGTAGTTGACGCGGACCGCGTCGGCGTCAATAATTTCGACTCCGGGGGGAAGCTGCACATCCTGCGCAGCGGCGACACGTCGAATCTCGCCGGGATCTCCCAGCAGGACGCAACGGGCGAATCCGCGTTCTGTGCAGGTGGCCGCCGCACGAATGGTGCGAGGCTCCGAGCCTTCGGGAAGGATGATTCGTTTGTTAGCCACACGGGCGCGTTCGGTGAGTTGGAAGCAGAAAGCGGCTGGCGAAAGACGCGTTTCAAGATCGCGCTTGCACCGTTCCTCGATCCACTTGGCGTCGATGTATTCGGACACAAATTCCATGGCTTCATTGATGCGCTGTGAATCATCCGCAGGCACCTCGGTGCTCATGGCGTTAAGGCGGGAGGCGGTGTCGTAGGAATTCGTCTGCACGCGCAGTACTGGCAGACCGCTGACAATTCCGGGATAGCAAAGTTTGTAAATTCTCTCGTCCAGCACGGTATCACCGGTGAGGACGAGACCGGCAATCGGGATTTTATTGAGCGCGGCCATGCATGTCGCCAGCAGGATATCGTCACGATCCGCCGGCGCCACGAGGATGTTTCCAGGCCGAAAAACGTGCATCATGTTAGGCACCGTTCGTGCCAGCAGATGGATCGCTTTCACACGCCGGGAATCGATTTCGCCAGCGGATAGAATTTCCGCGTCCAGATGGCGGGCAATGTCGATCGTGCGACAATAAGTGAGCGCCTCGTTTTCCGGAACAAAGCCGACCAGCGGAGGCATGGTTTCGGACAAGGCTTCATAAGTTTTTCGTGCAGTGCGCAAGGCCTCCGCCGGATTTATTTCGCCTACACGAACGCGGTTTAAAATGCAGCCTGCAATTCGGCTTCGGTCGCCGCTCGCGAAACGTCGCGCGGCCAGATCGATTTGATCGCGAAGCTGCTGGGTCAGGCCGTTGGCGGCATTCCCCACAAGAATGACTTCCGCGCTCAACGTCCGAATTAATTCCGCGTTGAGCTTGCCAATG harbors:
- the pta gene encoding phosphate acetyltransferase, which translates into the protein MKHTFFLVPISSKAGITAVSLGLVRALDKRGLRVGFCKPIGQIMLGEEGPDRSTHFIRATTSLRPATPISLDRAEKMVGEGRIDELMGIVMREFHESSQDVDIMVMEGLVPVADDSYIGKLNAELIRTLSAEVILVGNAANGLTQQLRDQIDLAARRFASGDRSRIAGCILNRVRVGEINPAEALRTARKTYEALSETMPPLVGFVPENEALTYCRTIDIARHLDAEILSAGEIDSRRVKAIHLLARTVPNMMHVFRPGNILVAPADRDDILLATCMAALNKIPIAGLVLTGDTVLDERIYKLCYPGIVSGLPVLRVQTNSYDTASRLNAMSTEVPADDSQRINEAMEFVSEYIDAKWIEERCKRDLETRLSPAAFCFQLTERARVANKRIILPEGSEPRTIRAAATCTERGFARCVLLGDPGEIRRVAAAQDVQLPPGVEIIDADAVRVNYVDALVEMRKHKNLPRQSAADQLEDNVVLGTVMLALGEVDGLVSGAVHSSANTIRPALQLIKTKPGIKSVSSVFFMCLPDQVLVYGDCAVIQDPDAATMAEIAIQSADSAARFGILPRVAMISYSTGESGSGVDVEKVREATLIAQGLRPELLIDGPLQYDAAATLDVAKQKAPDSLVAGRATVFVFPDLNTGNTTYKAVQRSANVISIGPMLQGLRRPVNDLSRGALVDDIIYTIALTAVQAAE